One Pseudonocardia abyssalis DNA segment encodes these proteins:
- a CDS encoding MDR family MFS transporter, with product MSAPTAEASPPAGLLTHRQILTIFAGLMIGMFLAALDQTIVATSIRTIADDLDGLSLQAWATTAYLITATITTPLYGKLSDIYGRKPLFLTAIGIFVLGSIACTFATSMYQLAAFRAIQGLGAGGLFSLALTIIGDIVAPRERAKYQGYFVAVFGTSSVLGPVAGGFFAGQAEILGITGWRWVFLINVPLGILALAVVTKVLNVPHTKRSHRIDWPGALALVVGLVPLLIVAEQGRVWGWDSGRSITCYVLGVLGILAFVLLERRIGDDALLPLRMFRNGVFSWGSIAGFVAGVGMFGALALLPLYLQIVKGSTPTEAGLQTLPLVLGIMSMSVFSGQMISRTGRYKIWPIIGLSLMIVGIGALSFIGVDTPYWQVALIMVVIGWGLGGNMQPLTLAVQNAAAPRDMGVATASATFFRQMGGTLGTAVFISVLFSVLGGQVADNFRAAAGTPAFQAALADPAVLSNPANAPILQGLQGGGGLSLDDSSFLATADPTLARPILEGFAGSMSIVFLGAAAVLIIGLFAVIMMKEVPLRTQSGVDARNSEDTTAAAAAAAEGGPDAVPADSDRPAPAQNGSAPVLTKAIPAAGGSTNGVSTNGSHSNGSHPNGSAPVGVLAEPRTERMAAPTGTDARDRLLAMLLPDPDRALTVVTTAERARDAVRHARTELEVRTAELDGAAEELVAQGLSPRQVQDLLGLTEDEGPLAARHGAHAAE from the coding sequence ATGTCCGCCCCCACCGCGGAGGCCTCGCCCCCCGCCGGACTGCTGACCCACCGGCAGATTCTCACGATCTTCGCCGGGCTGATGATCGGCATGTTCCTGGCCGCGCTCGACCAGACGATCGTGGCCACCTCGATCCGCACCATCGCCGACGACCTCGACGGCCTGAGCCTGCAGGCCTGGGCCACCACGGCCTACCTGATCACGGCCACCATCACCACGCCGCTCTACGGCAAGCTCTCCGACATCTACGGCCGCAAGCCGCTGTTCCTCACGGCCATCGGCATCTTCGTGCTCGGCTCGATCGCCTGCACGTTCGCCACGTCGATGTACCAGCTCGCCGCGTTCCGGGCGATCCAGGGACTCGGCGCGGGCGGCCTGTTCTCCCTCGCGCTGACGATCATCGGCGACATCGTCGCCCCCCGTGAGCGCGCCAAGTACCAGGGCTACTTCGTGGCCGTGTTCGGCACGTCGAGCGTGCTCGGCCCGGTCGCGGGCGGCTTCTTCGCCGGCCAGGCCGAGATCCTCGGCATCACCGGCTGGCGCTGGGTCTTCCTGATCAACGTGCCGCTGGGCATCCTCGCGCTCGCCGTCGTCACGAAGGTCCTCAACGTCCCGCACACGAAGCGCTCGCACCGCATCGACTGGCCCGGCGCGCTCGCGCTCGTCGTGGGGCTGGTGCCGCTGCTGATCGTCGCCGAGCAGGGACGCGTCTGGGGCTGGGACTCCGGGCGCTCGATCACCTGCTACGTGCTCGGCGTGCTCGGCATCCTCGCGTTCGTCCTGCTGGAACGGCGCATCGGTGACGACGCGCTGCTGCCGCTGCGGATGTTCCGCAACGGCGTCTTCAGCTGGGGCTCGATCGCGGGCTTCGTCGCCGGCGTCGGCATGTTCGGCGCGCTGGCGCTGCTCCCGCTGTACCTGCAGATCGTCAAGGGGTCGACGCCCACCGAGGCCGGCCTGCAGACGCTCCCGCTCGTGCTCGGGATCATGAGCATGTCCGTGTTCTCCGGTCAGATGATCTCCCGCACCGGCCGCTACAAGATCTGGCCGATCATCGGTCTCTCGTTGATGATCGTCGGGATCGGGGCGCTGTCGTTCATCGGCGTCGACACCCCGTACTGGCAGGTCGCTCTGATCATGGTCGTGATCGGCTGGGGCCTGGGCGGCAACATGCAGCCCCTCACGTTGGCCGTGCAGAACGCCGCCGCGCCGCGGGACATGGGCGTCGCCACCGCGTCGGCCACGTTCTTCCGGCAGATGGGCGGCACGCTGGGCACCGCGGTGTTCATCTCCGTGCTGTTCAGCGTCCTGGGCGGGCAGGTGGCCGACAACTTCCGCGCCGCCGCGGGCACCCCGGCGTTCCAGGCCGCGCTCGCCGACCCGGCGGTGCTGTCCAACCCGGCCAACGCCCCGATCCTGCAGGGCCTGCAGGGCGGCGGCGGGCTGTCGCTCGACGACTCCTCGTTCCTCGCCACGGCCGACCCGACGCTCGCCCGTCCGATCCTGGAGGGCTTCGCGGGCTCGATGAGCATCGTGTTCCTCGGCGCCGCCGCCGTGCTGATCATCGGCCTGTTCGCGGTGATCATGATGAAGGAGGTGCCGCTGCGGACCCAGTCCGGCGTCGACGCGCGGAACTCCGAGGACACCACCGCCGCCGCGGCCGCCGCGGCGGAGGGCGGGCCCGACGCGGTCCCGGCCGACTCCGACCGACCGGCTCCCGCGCAGAACGGTTCCGCACCGGTCCTGACGAAGGCGATCCCCGCCGCCGGGGGCTCGACCAACGGGGTCTCCACCAACGGGTCCCACTCCAACGGCTCGCACCCCAACGGGTCCGCGCCCGTCGGGGTGCTCGCCGAGCCGCGGACCGAGCGGATGGCGGCGCCCACGGGCACCGACGCCCGCGACCGGCTGCTCGCGATGCTGCTGCCCGACCCGGACCGCGCGCTGACCGTCGTCACGACGGCGGAGCGGGCCCGGGACGCGGTCCGGCACGCGCGCACGGAGCTGGAGGTGCGCACCGCCGAGCTCGACGGGGCCGCCGAGGAGCTCGTCGCGCAGGGTCTGAGCCCGCGCCAGGTGCAGGACCTGCTCGGCCTCACCGAGGACGAGGGCCCGCTGGCCGCGCGGCACGGGGCGCACGCGGCGGAGTAG
- the hpt gene encoding hypoxanthine phosphoribosyltransferase, which yields MYDGDIASTLVTEQAIREKTAELAVQVGKDYAEICSGLGRDSDLLLVGVLKGAVMFMTDLARALPLPVQLEFMAVSSYGSSTSSSGVVRILKDLDRDIAGRHVLIVEDIIDSGLTLSWLLKNLESRGPASLEVCTLLRKPDAVKVEVPVKYVGFDIPNEFVVGYGLDYAERYRDLPYIGTLDPSVYA from the coding sequence GTGTACGACGGTGACATCGCATCCACGCTGGTCACCGAGCAGGCCATCCGCGAGAAGACCGCGGAGCTGGCCGTGCAGGTCGGCAAGGACTACGCGGAGATCTGCTCCGGCCTCGGCCGCGACTCCGACCTCCTGCTCGTCGGCGTCCTCAAGGGCGCGGTGATGTTCATGACGGATCTCGCGCGCGCCCTGCCGCTGCCGGTGCAGCTGGAGTTCATGGCCGTCAGCTCGTACGGGTCGTCGACCTCGTCGTCCGGGGTGGTCCGGATCCTCAAGGACCTCGACCGCGACATCGCGGGCCGCCACGTGCTCATCGTCGAGGACATCATCGACTCGGGCCTGACGCTGTCCTGGCTGCTCAAGAACCTGGAGTCGCGCGGGCCGGCGTCGCTGGAGGTCTGCACGCTGCTGCGCAAGCCCGACGCGGTGAAGGTCGAGGTGCCCGTCAAGTACGTGGGCTTCGACATCCCCAACGAGTTCGTCGTCGGCTACGGCCTCGACTACGCCGAGCGGTACCGCGACCTGCCCTACATCGGCACGCTCGACCCCTCCGTCTACGCCTGA
- a CDS encoding MarR family winged helix-turn-helix transcriptional regulator, protein MPSDAELATADVVGTQLMRLVRLLERKHAQYQADHPDAVERATYILLVHLVKDGPQRAGTLAESVHSDPSTISRQIAQLVRLGLVERTADPEDGRATLLAATGEGMRVFEQNRRSRNERIASLITEWDDDDRLRLADLLTRFTTEFENHRNNTEAAAVATRS, encoded by the coding sequence GTGCCATCCGATGCCGAGCTGGCCACCGCCGACGTGGTCGGCACCCAGCTCATGCGGCTCGTCCGCCTTCTGGAGCGCAAGCACGCCCAGTACCAGGCCGACCACCCCGACGCCGTCGAGCGCGCGACGTACATCCTGCTCGTCCACCTCGTGAAGGACGGACCGCAGCGGGCGGGGACCCTCGCCGAGTCCGTGCACTCCGACCCCTCGACGATCAGCCGGCAGATCGCGCAGCTCGTGCGGCTCGGGCTCGTCGAGCGCACCGCCGACCCCGAGGACGGCCGGGCGACGCTGCTCGCCGCCACCGGGGAGGGGATGCGCGTGTTCGAGCAGAACCGCCGTTCCCGCAACGAGCGCATCGCCTCCCTGATCACCGAGTGGGACGACGACGACCGCCTGCGGCTCGCCGACCTGCTCACCCGCTTCACCACCGAGTTCGAGAACCACAGGAACAACACCGAGGCCGCCGCCGTGGCGACCCGGTCGTGA
- a CDS encoding inorganic diphosphatase: MDFDVTIEIPKGGRNKYEVDHKTGRIRLDRTLFTATQYPADYGFIDDSLGEDGDPLDALVLVREPTFPGCIILCRAIGMFRMKDEMGGDDKVLCVPSADPRQEHLRDIHHLAEFDRQEIQHFFEIYKELEPGKSVEGATWVGRADAEREIQASWKRAQIAEAEAAEAAGSAEAAEGDSTGH; the protein is encoded by the coding sequence GTGGACTTCGACGTCACCATCGAGATTCCGAAAGGTGGCCGCAACAAGTACGAGGTGGACCACAAGACCGGGCGTATCCGCCTGGACCGCACGCTGTTCACGGCCACCCAGTACCCCGCCGACTACGGGTTCATCGACGACAGCCTCGGGGAGGACGGCGACCCGCTCGACGCGCTGGTCCTCGTCCGGGAGCCGACGTTCCCGGGCTGCATCATCCTCTGCCGCGCCATCGGCATGTTCCGGATGAAGGACGAGATGGGGGGCGACGACAAGGTCCTCTGCGTCCCGTCGGCCGACCCGCGCCAGGAGCACCTGCGCGACATCCACCACCTCGCGGAATTCGACCGTCAGGAGATCCAGCACTTCTTCGAGATCTACAAGGAGCTGGAGCCCGGCAAGAGCGTCGAGGGCGCCACCTGGGTCGGCCGCGCCGACGCCGAGCGCGAGATCCAGGCGTCCTGGAAGCGGGCGCAGATCGCCGAGGCCGAGGCAGCCGAGGCGGCTGGGTCGGCCGAGGCGGCCGAGGGAGATTCCACCGGGCACTGA
- the ftsH gene encoding ATP-dependent zinc metalloprotease FtsH, whose protein sequence is MDRKRLLRNPLIWILVAVLVYFTFSLLFDDTRGYTRVDTSVALAQIESGNVTEALVEDREQRLRLTLAQPVDGETEILAQYPVQTSDRIVQALQAAPNTPSFDVAVRQDSFLTTMLIYLIPLGLVLLVLFWMMNNAQGGSNRVMSFGKSKAKQLNKDMPKTTFGDVAGADEAVEELFEIKDFLQNPQRYQALGAKIPKGVLLYGPPGTGKTLLARAVAGEAGVPFYTISGSDFVEMFVGVGASRVRDLFEQAKQNSPCIIFVDEIDAVGRQRGAGLGGGHDEREQTLNQLLVEMDGFDARGGIILIAATNRPDILDPALLRPGRFDRQIPVGAPDMAGRRAILKVHSAGKPFAPDVDFDSLAKRTVGMSGADLANVINEAALLTARENATLINGAALEESVDRVVGGPRRKGKIISEQERKITAYHEGGHALAAWAMPDLEPVYKLTILPRGRTGGHALVVPEDDKGLMTRSEMIARLVFAMGGRSAEELVFHEPTTGASSDIDQATKIARAMVTEYGMSARLGAVRYGQEQGDPFLGRSMGNKADYSLEVAHEIDEEVRKLIEAAHTEAWEILNTYRDILDALVFELLEKETLTRKDLERIFDRVEKRPRITAFNDFGGRTPSDKPPILTPAERAKERGEPWPPHAEPTREPTPVGSFPGGAHDVPVPGPGGGSPAPGPQGGYPGGFPTHQPTGPQQTWGTPAPQQDARPNSVPHNYGAPPDWRPATTPSGQTWPPAGQWEPPRQPPAPPWERPTGANGNGIPGNGNGNGAHPGEPGPAAGNGHGGDTPHPGDANGDADQGGSR, encoded by the coding sequence ATGGACCGCAAGCGTCTGCTCCGCAACCCGTTGATCTGGATCCTCGTCGCGGTCCTCGTCTACTTCACCTTCAGCCTGCTCTTCGACGACACGCGCGGCTACACCCGTGTCGACACGTCGGTGGCGCTCGCGCAGATCGAGTCCGGCAACGTCACCGAGGCCCTCGTCGAGGACCGCGAGCAGCGCCTGCGGCTCACGCTCGCGCAGCCGGTCGACGGCGAGACCGAGATCCTGGCCCAGTACCCCGTGCAGACGAGCGACCGGATCGTGCAGGCCCTGCAGGCCGCGCCGAACACCCCGTCGTTCGACGTCGCCGTGCGTCAGGACTCGTTCCTGACCACGATGCTGATCTACCTGATCCCGCTCGGCCTGGTGCTGCTCGTCCTGTTCTGGATGATGAACAACGCCCAGGGCGGCAGCAACCGGGTGATGTCCTTCGGCAAGTCCAAGGCCAAGCAGCTCAACAAGGACATGCCGAAGACCACGTTCGGTGACGTCGCGGGGGCCGACGAGGCCGTCGAGGAGCTCTTCGAGATCAAGGACTTCCTGCAGAACCCGCAGCGCTACCAGGCGCTCGGCGCGAAGATCCCCAAGGGCGTGCTGCTCTACGGGCCCCCCGGCACCGGCAAGACGCTGCTCGCGCGCGCCGTGGCGGGCGAGGCGGGCGTGCCGTTCTACACGATCTCCGGCTCCGACTTCGTGGAGATGTTCGTCGGCGTCGGCGCCTCCCGGGTGCGCGACCTGTTCGAGCAGGCCAAGCAGAACAGTCCCTGCATCATCTTCGTCGACGAGATCGACGCGGTCGGCCGCCAGCGCGGCGCCGGCCTCGGCGGTGGCCACGACGAGCGCGAGCAGACGCTCAACCAGCTCCTCGTCGAGATGGACGGCTTCGACGCCCGTGGCGGCATCATCCTCATCGCCGCCACCAACCGTCCCGACATCCTCGACCCCGCGCTGCTGCGCCCCGGCCGCTTCGACCGGCAGATCCCGGTCGGCGCCCCCGACATGGCGGGCCGCCGCGCGATCCTGAAGGTGCACTCCGCGGGCAAGCCGTTCGCTCCCGACGTCGACTTCGACTCCCTCGCCAAGCGCACCGTCGGCATGTCCGGCGCCGACCTGGCCAACGTCATCAACGAGGCCGCGCTGCTCACCGCACGCGAGAACGCCACGCTGATCAACGGGGCCGCGCTCGAGGAGTCCGTCGACCGCGTCGTCGGCGGCCCGCGCCGCAAGGGCAAGATCATCTCGGAGCAGGAGCGGAAGATCACGGCGTACCACGAGGGCGGGCACGCGCTCGCCGCGTGGGCCATGCCGGACCTGGAGCCGGTCTACAAGCTCACGATCCTGCCCCGCGGCCGCACCGGCGGCCACGCGCTCGTCGTCCCCGAGGACGACAAGGGCCTGATGACCCGCTCGGAGATGATCGCCCGGCTGGTCTTCGCCATGGGCGGCCGCTCGGCCGAGGAGCTCGTCTTCCACGAGCCCACCACCGGTGCGTCCTCCGACATCGACCAGGCCACCAAGATCGCCCGCGCGATGGTCACCGAGTACGGCATGAGCGCCCGGCTGGGTGCCGTCCGCTACGGCCAGGAGCAGGGCGACCCGTTCCTGGGCCGCTCGATGGGCAACAAGGCCGACTACTCGCTCGAGGTCGCCCACGAGATCGACGAGGAGGTGCGCAAGCTCATCGAGGCCGCGCACACCGAGGCGTGGGAGATCCTCAACACCTACCGCGACATCCTCGACGCGCTCGTGTTCGAGCTCCTCGAGAAGGAGACGCTCACCCGCAAGGACCTGGAGCGGATCTTCGACCGGGTCGAGAAGCGGCCGCGGATCACCGCGTTCAACGACTTCGGCGGGCGTACGCCGTCCGACAAGCCCCCGATCCTGACGCCCGCCGAGCGGGCCAAGGAGCGCGGCGAGCCCTGGCCGCCGCACGCCGAGCCCACCCGCGAACCCACGCCCGTCGGCTCGTTCCCCGGTGGCGCGCACGACGTGCCCGTCCCCGGCCCGGGCGGCGGGTCGCCCGCCCCCGGACCGCAGGGCGGCTACCCCGGCGGGTTCCCGACGCACCAGCCGACCGGTCCGCAGCAGACGTGGGGCACCCCCGCCCCGCAGCAGGACGCCCGGCCCAACTCGGTGCCGCACAACTACGGTGCGCCGCCGGACTGGCGCCCGGCCACCACGCCGTCCGGTCAGACCTGGCCGCCCGCCGGTCAGTGGGAGCCGCCGCGCCAGCCCCCGGCCCCGCCGTGGGAGCGCCCGACCGGAGCCAACGGCAACGGGATCCCCGGCAACGGGAACGGCAACGGCGCCCACCCCGGCGAGCCGGGCCCGGCCGCCGGGAACGGCCACGGCGGCGACACCCCACACCCGGGCGACGCGAACGGCGACGCCGACCAGGGCGGGTCCCGCTGA
- the tilS gene encoding tRNA lysidine(34) synthetase TilS, protein MSAGPPLPVAEVRRVVRAALAPFRDVPVLVACSGGADSLALAAAVLTLRDGVHAAVVDHGLQDGSTERAVETVAVLERMGATAAVHRVEVTGPGGTEAAARTARYGALRAARPHPGSPVLLGHTLDDQAETVLLGLGRGSGARSLSGMRTWDDPWLRPLLDIRRATTRAACVAQDLPIWDDPHNADPRFTRVRLRHEVLPLLEDVLAGGVAGALARTAAQLREDDEALTAVADSLLATAADEHGLAHDALATHPVAVRRRVLRAWLHASGVTGLTAEHLHGVDALAVRGPDRTGTALPGGLDVVRARGRLVLRPGNWPGTR, encoded by the coding sequence GTGTCCGCCGGTCCTCCCCTTCCCGTCGCCGAGGTCCGACGGGTCGTGCGGGCCGCGTTGGCGCCGTTCCGGGACGTCCCCGTGCTCGTCGCCTGCTCCGGCGGCGCCGACTCCCTCGCCCTCGCCGCCGCCGTCCTGACCCTGCGCGACGGCGTACACGCGGCGGTCGTCGACCACGGGCTGCAGGACGGGTCGACGGAACGCGCCGTCGAGACCGTCGCCGTGCTGGAGCGGATGGGGGCCACCGCGGCCGTGCACCGCGTCGAGGTCACCGGACCCGGCGGGACAGAGGCGGCGGCCCGCACGGCCCGCTACGGCGCCCTGCGCGCCGCCCGCCCGCACCCCGGGTCTCCCGTGCTGCTCGGCCACACCCTCGACGACCAGGCCGAGACGGTGCTGCTCGGGCTGGGCCGCGGGTCCGGCGCGCGCTCGCTGTCGGGCATGCGCACCTGGGACGACCCGTGGCTGCGCCCGCTGCTCGACATCCGCCGAGCGACGACCCGGGCCGCATGCGTCGCCCAGGACCTCCCGATCTGGGACGACCCGCACAACGCCGACCCCCGGTTCACCCGCGTGCGCCTGCGCCACGAGGTGCTGCCGCTGCTGGAGGACGTGCTGGCCGGCGGGGTGGCGGGGGCGCTGGCCCGCACCGCCGCGCAGCTGCGCGAGGACGACGAGGCGCTGACGGCGGTCGCGGACTCCCTGCTCGCGACCGCGGCGGACGAGCACGGCCTCGCCCACGACGCGCTGGCGACGCACCCGGTCGCGGTCCGCAGGCGGGTCCTGCGTGCCTGGCTGCACGCGTCCGGCGTCACCGGGCTGACCGCGGAGCACCTGCACGGGGTCGACGCGCTCGCCGTCCGCGGGCCCGATCGAACGGGTACGGCACTGCCGGGCGGGTTGGACGTGGTCCGCGCGCGTGGCAGGCTCGTGCTGCGACCGGGGAACTGGCCCGGGACCCGCTGA
- a CDS encoding zinc-dependent metalloprotease: protein MPQTIEDIPTEQGLPVDWRLAARTAARLTSSGPPATVAEAAELVARLRTDAAVAEGHVRDVTGLGAGLPLLPADVVDRPAWAAAAVDGMRSLTDGARLPATPRLARAVTARTAGLQIGGVLGYLGGRVLGQYDPFGGPDHEGRLLLVAPNVHAAQQALDVPSTDFGLWVCLHEATHRLQFTAVPWLRDYFAAEVGTLLSISQAGTAGLAERLPEAVRALRDSKGDALAIVELLQGPEQRLVLDRLLALTTLLEGHADHVMDAAGPEVVPSVATIRRRFTARRRGGGVVDRVLRALLGVEAKVKQYAVGAAFTRHVVLAAGMDGFNTVWTGPDTLPLRSELEDPAAWLRRVGP from the coding sequence GTGCCGCAGACGATCGAGGACATCCCCACCGAGCAGGGCCTGCCCGTCGACTGGCGCCTGGCGGCGCGCACCGCGGCCCGCCTGACGTCCTCCGGCCCGCCCGCCACCGTCGCCGAGGCCGCCGAGCTGGTGGCCCGGCTGCGCACCGACGCCGCCGTCGCCGAGGGGCACGTCCGCGACGTGACCGGGCTCGGTGCGGGCCTGCCGCTGCTGCCCGCCGACGTCGTCGACCGGCCCGCGTGGGCGGCCGCCGCCGTCGACGGGATGCGCTCGCTCACCGACGGCGCCCGCCTGCCCGCCACCCCGCGACTGGCCAGGGCCGTCACCGCGCGCACCGCCGGTCTGCAGATCGGCGGCGTGCTCGGCTACCTCGGCGGCCGGGTGCTCGGCCAGTACGACCCGTTCGGCGGGCCCGACCACGAGGGTCGCCTGTTGCTCGTCGCCCCCAACGTGCACGCCGCCCAGCAGGCGCTCGACGTGCCGTCCACCGACTTCGGCCTCTGGGTCTGCCTGCACGAGGCCACGCACCGACTGCAGTTCACCGCGGTGCCGTGGCTGCGCGACTACTTCGCGGCCGAGGTCGGCACGCTGCTGTCGATCTCACAGGCCGGGACCGCCGGGCTGGCCGAGCGGCTGCCCGAGGCCGTGCGCGCCCTGCGCGACTCGAAGGGCGACGCGCTCGCGATCGTCGAGCTGCTCCAGGGGCCCGAGCAGCGGCTCGTGCTCGACCGGCTCCTCGCCCTCACGACCCTGCTCGAGGGTCACGCCGATCACGTCATGGACGCGGCGGGGCCCGAGGTGGTGCCCAGCGTCGCCACGATCCGGCGCCGGTTCACCGCCCGTCGGCGCGGGGGTGGCGTCGTCGACCGGGTGCTGCGCGCGCTGCTCGGCGTCGAGGCGAAGGTCAAGCAGTACGCGGTGGGGGCGGCCTTCACCCGGCACGTGGTGCTGGCTGCGGGCATGGACGGCTTCAACACGGTCTGGACGGGCCCGGACACCCTCCCCCTGCGCTCCGAGCTGGAGGACCCGGCGGCCTGGCTCCGGCGGGTGGGCCCCTGA
- the dacB gene encoding D-alanyl-D-alanine carboxypeptidase/D-alanyl-D-alanine endopeptidase gives MLTVLVLAGGVGSAVSLTAPSLISDLGLTGPPAALEPTAPVPALGPLAATAPLPSTAGLEAALGEAVADMPGRFTGTVLDPATGQVIWATDAERALVPGSTAKILTAAAALLTLNPTDGFVTRVVAGTQPGTVVLVGGGDPTLTALPEGEDGVYPGPARLTELAQEVQEQMPGPIDTVVVDTSRYSGSTSAPGWDPTDIAAGFVTPIEPLMLDGGRIDPTLQDTPRTDEPALVAGRAFAELVGADDVETGTAPGQGERLGSVTSAPFSELIEHTMRTSDNVLAEALAREVAVARGGQPSFAGAAEQTLAALTQAGFDPSGAVLVDGSGLSTEDEVPAQVLGALLSAAATPAESDRDTDFLRPLITGLPVAGGDGTLDDRFGVDTPSASGRGTVRAKTGTLTNVSSLAGLVTDADGRLLVFAFMSNGASPATVRPRLDALAAELGGCGCP, from the coding sequence GTGCTCACCGTCCTGGTGCTGGCCGGCGGCGTGGGCAGCGCGGTCTCGCTGACGGCGCCGTCGCTGATCTCCGACCTCGGGCTCACCGGGCCGCCCGCCGCGCTGGAGCCGACCGCCCCGGTCCCGGCGCTCGGCCCGCTGGCGGCCACCGCGCCGCTGCCCAGCACCGCCGGGTTGGAGGCGGCGCTCGGCGAGGCCGTCGCCGACATGCCGGGCCGCTTCACCGGCACCGTGCTCGACCCCGCCACCGGCCAGGTCATCTGGGCCACCGACGCCGAACGCGCGCTGGTGCCCGGCTCCACCGCCAAGATCCTCACCGCCGCGGCGGCCCTGCTGACGCTCAATCCGACCGACGGCTTCGTCACCCGGGTCGTCGCGGGGACGCAGCCGGGCACCGTCGTCCTGGTCGGGGGCGGCGACCCCACGCTCACCGCGCTGCCGGAGGGCGAGGACGGCGTCTACCCGGGGCCGGCGCGGCTCACCGAGCTCGCGCAGGAGGTGCAGGAGCAGATGCCCGGCCCGATCGACACGGTCGTCGTCGACACGAGCCGCTACTCCGGATCCACGTCGGCACCGGGCTGGGACCCCACCGACATCGCCGCGGGCTTCGTCACGCCGATCGAACCGCTCATGCTCGACGGCGGCCGCATCGACCCCACGCTGCAGGACACCCCCCGCACCGACGAGCCCGCGCTGGTCGCCGGTCGGGCGTTCGCCGAGCTAGTCGGGGCCGACGACGTCGAGACCGGCACCGCCCCCGGCCAGGGCGAACGCCTCGGCTCGGTCACGTCGGCGCCGTTCAGCGAGCTGATCGAGCACACCATGCGCACGTCCGACAACGTGCTCGCCGAGGCGCTCGCGCGCGAGGTCGCGGTCGCGCGGGGCGGACAGCCGTCGTTCGCGGGTGCCGCCGAGCAGACCCTCGCCGCGCTCACGCAGGCCGGGTTCGACCCGTCGGGCGCGGTGCTGGTCGACGGCAGCGGTCTGTCCACCGAGGACGAGGTACCCGCGCAGGTGCTCGGCGCGTTGCTCTCGGCCGCGGCCACCCCCGCCGAGAGCGACCGCGACACCGACTTCCTCCGCCCGCTGATCACCGGGCTCCCGGTGGCGGGCGGCGACGGCACGCTCGACGACCGCTTCGGCGTCGACACCCCGTCGGCGTCCGGGCGGGGCACGGTGCGCGCCAAGACCGGCACGCTGACGAACGTGAGCAGCCTCGCCGGGCTGGTCACCGACGCCGACGGCAGACTGCTCGTGTTCGCGTTCATGTCGAACGGCGCATCGCCCGCCACCGTGCGTCCCCGGTTGGACGCACTCGCCGCCGAACTGGGCGGCTGCGGCTGCCCCTGA
- a CDS encoding serine protease, translating into MRVSNRSLASLGAVTGVVAVAVFIAPAATAAPPLVAAPAATSVAADWAPADSAAIRPGVVTESAGGGACTSNFVFTSGDRTFIGQAAHCAGTGEATETNGCDSGTGPLGTAVTILAADGTERAGTLAYSSWVTMQENGEADPDTCQFNDFALVEIAPEDVVDVNPSIPFFGGPVGLDTDGLPAGEQVFSYGNSPLRLGIEQLSPKVGVSAGDTGGGFSHEVYTVTPGVPGDSGSAFLDGDGDAVGILSTLNLAPLPVSNGVADLALALAYANEFGGVGDIALVPGTEAFSALPAGVPLTAVSPPAGPPVNG; encoded by the coding sequence ATGAGGGTCAGCAATCGTTCTCTGGCGTCGCTCGGCGCGGTGACGGGTGTCGTCGCCGTCGCGGTGTTCATCGCCCCCGCGGCCACCGCGGCGCCACCGCTGGTCGCGGCCCCCGCGGCGACGTCCGTCGCCGCCGACTGGGCCCCCGCCGACAGCGCGGCGATCCGACCCGGCGTGGTCACGGAATCGGCCGGCGGCGGCGCGTGCACCAGCAACTTCGTCTTCACCAGCGGTGACCGCACCTTCATCGGGCAGGCCGCCCACTGCGCGGGCACCGGCGAGGCGACCGAGACCAACGGGTGCGACTCCGGCACCGGCCCCCTCGGCACCGCGGTGACGATCCTGGCCGCCGACGGCACCGAGCGCGCGGGCACGCTGGCCTACAGCTCCTGGGTCACGATGCAGGAGAACGGCGAAGCCGACCCCGACACCTGCCAGTTCAACGACTTCGCGCTCGTCGAGATCGCGCCGGAGGACGTCGTCGACGTCAACCCGAGCATCCCGTTCTTCGGCGGCCCGGTCGGCCTCGACACCGACGGCCTCCCCGCGGGCGAGCAGGTCTTCAGCTACGGCAACTCGCCGCTGCGCCTGGGCATCGAGCAGCTCAGCCCGAAGGTCGGCGTGAGCGCGGGCGACACCGGCGGCGGCTTCTCCCACGAGGTCTACACCGTCACCCCCGGCGTCCCCGGTGACTCGGGCAGCGCGTTCCTCGACGGCGACGGCGACGCGGTCGGCATCCTGTCCACGCTCAACCTGGCCCCGCTGCCGGTGAGCAACGGTGTGGCCGACCTCGCGCTCGCGCTGGCCTACGCCAACGAGTTCGGCGGCGTCGGCGACATCGCGCTGGTGCCCGGCACCGAGGCGTTCTCGGCTCTGCCCGCGGGCGTGCCGCTGACGGCGGTCTCCCCGCCGGCCGGCCCGCCGGTCAACGGCTGA